aacataaaatatggtcttcacaaaagttgtaggtaataatgttggagttattcagaaatttaaattacctaatttggaccatcctatgaaagttatgcccaaaatacagaaattgtaccattttcatcgagaattggaacatcatatacaacatttttagggggtgttagaGAAGTACTAAGAGCAGGAGGCGCCGGGCTCATatcctacataaatgtagaagaaAGGGGTGATCCCCAACAACATAGTACTAAGCAAAATTGAAACTAAACCCTAGTAAACCAACCATAATACTTTACAACTATACACCTGCACTCAGATAGCCCAATCTATACAGTTTATGTCAACAATTATACTAGAATACTAGAAAGTCCACAAATAGAAAGTACAAATACTTTCTCATTGCTATTCTTAGGCAAAAACAAGAGATCTCAAATCACAATCAATTACAGgatgaaatagatgcaaattcaatctcaaatatcatgatgcatgtttgtcctacGATACACATCCGATGATCACCTCAGACAGAAACCTATAGGGGCCTCATATAGACCATAGATCCTTCGGAAAAGCCCTTGGCCAATATCTGCTTAAAGATACCTCAACCATAATATCCGCCGAAAGAGACCTCGACCTCCGAAAGAAACTCAGCAAATCACCTCGACTGGCAGAAACCTTGGTCCCAATATCCAGTACCTCATATCATTTCTCCACCATCACAGATATAATACATGCACAAGTATTAAATGAAACAGGATAAATATTCATATAAGAttccataaaatacataattacaCAATAGATCAATAACTCGTAGTTCACAAAACTTAGACAATTaaccctatccaaatttacactAATAACACttcaaatcatataattcaattcaatctaatcacccaacacaccctaatcgcctcacataggaaaatacaaggttcaacatacttaacaatgattagaattccacttgccttagccaaaggTCACGAACAATCTGAAATCACTGCTTTTCCTCTCCGACAATATTTCAGAtaaccacaatctaatcaaatatagactcataattataatttaaatctattgacactaaaataaAGCAATTCGTGTGAAAAAGAGTAAAGTTATCAAAAACCCTATATCGGAAATAGAACTCGGAATTTGATTATTCTTAGAGAAAAACATTCTCCGATTAATAAGGAATATAATGttgaaaatcaattaaaaatgaGTTCACAAACCCAACTTTTGATAACATTTTGGATTAGGCAAACATTCCCAAAAtctcttatttgaaatcaaattttgaagttATAATCAACCATTAATCAATGAAAATCAAAGATACAAGTTGAAAATGAGTTACCCTATGGTTTTCCACAAAACACTCTTTGAAAATCGCATATACCGAGCTTTGAAATGATGAAAATGGTGAAATCCCGAATAAACACTATTCAGGCAACCTTTGTTctccgcgaatgcggagacAGCAGAGACAACACTCTGCAAATGCACATTTCCTACACAAACACGGAGATAGATTCCATCACACTCCACGGATGCGGCCTTTCTTCCATGAATgtagagaaggaaaaaaatacgCTCCGTGAACGCAGAGAAGGAATCGCGAACATGGTGAAGGATTTTCTAGGCACCAAATAGCATATTTTCAACAAGTCCCAAAATAGCGGAATAGACCCTCAGGGTTCGTTTGGAATCCTTTATagaaaaatcatatatgcaaccctactatATTCGacgtttcggactcaatggagtCATcgaaattcaaattcgaggcCTTCTTGATCCGAAATCCAATAAGctgcaactaaactagtttcgacacttgaaatacccaaaataccctcggtACCTCTAAAAATTTTAACTAAGCCATTTCAACTATTAGAAGCACCTCCCGAAACCATTGGAACAATCAGAAATCCAATCTGAGCACTCGAAccccaaatattgaccaaagtcaaacttggaccAAACTTTAAATCAATTTTCAACTTCAGACCTAAATTCTACATTTTAACTCCAAATCAcattctggaaactctcctagacaatttccatatttcagaCGTGATAGAGTCGATGGAATTCCATTCTTAGACTCGAAACTCTAAATTGctctgaaactcaaaatttaacaacttaagcctttaaacccgatttctcaagcaaaatctcaatttttacaagatttccaaaaattaacttTCATAGCTAATAAAAATTTACTCAGGGAAATTAATAGGAGGGGTAAAGTGGTAATTTTATTCAAAatgtcaaaaatgaccttcaaagtcattacatcatccactactaaaaaccatgttcatCTTCAGACATAAAGAAAGGGACATACAATCTCAAAAAGATGGGGCTAACAAGTCCGCATTTCTGACTGTAACTCCCAAATAGCCTCCCCCACGGAATGATGCCACCACTGGACCTTCACCAAAGCTAATTCCTTAGTCCCTAATTTCCTAACATGCCTATCAAAAATAGACACATGCTTCTCCTCATATGTCAAATCTGGGCTCAACTCAACTGAATAATGGGAAATtacatgagactcatctagaTTATAGCTCTGtagcattgatacatgaaatactGAATGTATAGAGGATAGACTAGGTGGAAAGGCAAGTTTGTAGGCCACCTCTTCCACTCGATCTAAGATCTCAAAAAGGCCAATAAACTTAGGGTTTACCTTACCCTTCTTCTCGAATTTTATAACACCATTCAAGGGTGAGACACTTAACCATACCTGGTCACCTTCCATGAATACCAAAGGTCAAATCCACCTATCAACATAGCTCTTCTGGTGACTCTTAGTTATCAACAACATACACTGAATCAATCGAACCCCCTACATAGAATATAAGAGCAAATCGGTGTATAGGCTATCCACCGCAAcaaaatcaaaccatccaatgggtgaccTACATCTTTGgccatacaaggcctcaaaaGGAGCCATCTAGATACTTAAATGGTAAATATTGTTGTTAGCAAACTCGACCAGGGGCAAGTGTTGATCCCACcgagcaccaaaatcaatcatacTTGCCCGTAGTATATCCTCAAGTACCTGAATAGTCCTCTTAGTTTGTTCATCCATCTAAGGGTGGAATACGTTACTCATATTCATTCGAGTACCCAATCTACACTGGACGGCCTTCTAGAAGTGAGATGTGAAAAATTAGACCCAATCTGATATGATGGAAATAGGAACCCCATGAAGCCTAACAATCTAACTAATATAGAGTTGAGCTAATTATTTGCCATAAAATTAACCTTAACTGGAATGAAAAGAGCCAATTTGGTCAACTAGTCAACCACAACCCAAATTGAATTAAATCCTCCCACTATAGGGGGCAAACCCACCATGAAATCCATCGTGAtcctctcccacttccaagtgggaatggATATGCTCTAAAACTCACCCCTAGGCCTCTGGTGCTCATACTTAACCTGCTGGTATGTCAAATACTTCGACACAAACTCGGTGATGTACTTCTTTATTCCATACCGCCAATAGTATTGaatcaagtcatggtacatcatTGTTGTCCCCGGGTGAATAGGATATCATGTTTAGTGGGGGACCTCAAGTATTCGTTTGACAACCTCCCCTATCTTGGGCATACAAATATGACTCCcaatcctcaaaacaccctCAGAATCAAGCACTACTTCCTTAGCTTTACCTCTCATCACCTTATCTCGAATGAGGcacaacttctcatcctcaaactaccTCTCTCAGATCTGATCTATCAAACAAGAGCGGGCCTCTATGAAAGCAAACACTCAACCGTTATCATAAATCTACAATCCACCAACCCATTGGCCAATCTTTGAACATTTCTAGCAGGGTCACTTCTTAGCTCGAATAACTACAAGACTTCCCATACTAGAAGTCTTCCTACTCAATGTATTGGCCACCACATTAGCCTTTCTGGGGTGATGTAAGATAGTCAAATCATAATCTTTTAGAAGATCAACCCACCTCTTTTGCCTAAAATTCAAGTCTCAGTGGCTGAAGATGTATTGCAGACTCTGGTGATTGGTGAATATCTCCTAATGAAatccatacaaataatgccaacataactttaaaacaaAGATAACAAttaccaactctaaatcatgggtgggatagttcttttcatgagtcttcaattgccttgaagcatagatAATCACCTTccctttttgcatcaacactCCACCTAAGCCTACTATCGATGCATCATAATATAAGGTGAAGTCAACACTCTCCTCGAGTAAGGTCAACACAGATACAGTCATCAATAATACCttaagcttttggaagctctcctcacactcatcagactAATGAAATACCATATTCTTCTGAATGAGCCTAGTCAACGAAGCTGCTATCATAGAGAAGTCCTGAACAAAATAGTGAAACTACCCTGCCAAACCCACCAAACTATGAATCTCTATAGCTGAGGTAGGCATAGTCCATCCTCAGACTGCCTCGATCTTAATCGGATGGACTCTAGTGCCTTCCTTAGATACCACATGCCCCAAGAACGCCTCCAAACTCAAACAATACTCATACTTGGAGAACTTAGGATAAAGCTTTTCCTCCCTAAGCCTCTGGAGCATAATCCTTAAGGTTGTATATGATCTGCCTCAGTATTAGATTAAACCGGGTTAtaatcaatgaagacaatcataAACAAATCTAGATACAGAGGAAACACCCTatttatcaactccataaatgttGTTGGGGCATTAGTCAGCTCAAAATACataacaaggaactcatagtggccatatcTGGTCTAAAAGACTGGCTTAAGAATATCTAAAGATCAaatcctcaactgatgatacCAAGATCTCtaatcaatcttagagaataagGCCTCTCCTtggagttgatcaaataaatcatcggTAAGGTTAAaagggtacttgttcttgatagtcacCTTCTTCAAATATCCatagtcgatacacatcctcatagacccatcattcttcttcataaataacACCAGGGCACCCCAAGGAGAAAAACTAAGGCGATTAAATCCCTTACTCAGCAGATCCTGAAGTTTCTCCTTTAGCTCTTTCAACTAAGCTAGAGCCATAcagtaaggagaaatagaaatgggcttgggGCTCAGCTCGAGGTCAATAGCAATGTCAATATCCCTATAAAGTTGAACCCCtggaagatcagtaggaaatacatccataaactctcgaATCACAGGAATAGACTCCATAGAATGTGGCTCAAAATTAGTATCACAAATAAATGACAAATATGACAAAGAACCCCTATCAGTCAATCGATGGGCATGAATACAAGAAATAACACTACTAGGATAGGAACCACACAAACCCTTCCATATATCCGCAACCTACCTGGCATAGCTAATGTCACCATCTTAGCATAGCAATCAGGAATAGAATAATATggagataaccaatccatacctaaAATGACATCGAAGTTTACTATATCAAGGATAATCATGTCTACTTACATCTCATAACCCGCAAAAGACACATGACAGGATCGATATACCCGATCTACTACCATAGACTCTCCTACTAGGGTAGAAATATGCATAAGCACGGGCATACAATCACATAAAACGTTAAACCTAGAAGAGAAATATGctaacatatataaataaatggATCCATGACCAAATAACATAGATACAGGGTGATGGCAAACCAGAATAATACCTGTGATGACGGCATTAGGGCCTTCAGCCTCGAGTCTACCAAGAAAAGCATAACAATGAGCTCCTTATCCACCATCTGTCTGGGTAACTTATCTACCACCCTACTATGCTAGAGCATCACTTGCTCCCCTACTTCTAGTATGACTACCTCTATCAATCTAAGCCTTATCACGACCCAGGTCGGTGGGACTGAACATCTAGATGGTGGCATCAGACACCTGACTGGTGTGATTTTTTAAGTATGGTGTAGTCTAGAATGAGTCTGCATGGGGCACTATCGAACTATATGGTTCGAGGTTCCAGACCCAAAATACAATCTAAGAACTCATCGCTAATGCAAAGAAATATGAGAGATATTGTAACCACCTTGGCCCACAGGCATCTACTGAGACTCGAATGAACTATATCCTAAATTGTATGAACCATGATAACCCAGTCCCCCCATAGATGCTAGCATAGAGGCATGAACAGGCCATCTATTCTAAAAGGATCCACCTCCTTGGTATGAACCTCTACCTCCAGATAAGGTACCCGAAAACTAACCAGATACACGGGCCCTCTTGGAGTCCCTGAACTCCTCTTTCTCCATCAACTCCACCTCCTTGGAGGCAATAACCACCTACTAAAAGGAGGTTCCATCTCTACATACCCCAAATATTTACTACCTTATAGAATAAGTAAAACCTCTCATAAAACAGAGAACCCACTTGGTCTAATCGGGGATGATAAAGGCGGTATATCTGGCTAGCTGACAAAAGTGAACCTTATACTCAGAAATGGATATGCCATCTTGCTTCAAACTCTCAAAGCTGAGGCGACTCTCCTCTCTCATGCTCCAATGGATGAAACGATCATAAAAATCATTGGTGAATGACTCCTAAGTCAATGGAGGAGACCCAACTAGTAAACATTTAGAATATGTCTTTTACCACTCTCTAGCTAGCCTATGAAGCTGAAGAGTAACATATTAAACACTATGGGACTTAACCAACCCAACTATCTCAAGCAACTCCCTGTAAGTGGTCAAGAGCTCATATGCATCCTCGGTCTTCCCACCCTCTAACTAAAGCGGGTCTACCTTCATAAACTTCTCATAATTATGCTGCTCATCCTCAGTCAATGCAGCTATTGATACATCCTAAACTTGAACTACTGGTGCTGGAGGAACCTTATTTATATAGACTGCTAGCAGTTGTCCCCCATGTCCCTGAGCCTTAGGAGCCTGTTGCTTGCTTTAAGCTTGAACCCTCACTCGATTTTATGATGTACCAAGCATGCCCGTTGTGCTACCAGTCTATTCTATAGTCTCAAAAATGCCTAAAACCCTTAGTAAAGTGTCTTATTGTAATAGTGTTGCCGCATAATCATGAGGAACCGGCTCTTCTCTAGCCTTTATTGCCATTTTGGGGGAAATTTCCCTCTCATGATTCTGGGTTAGTTCTGCTCCTCAGCTCCCCTCATCTAGTATAAGTTGATGCTTGATTCCTAGTCATCAGTCGAAATAACACACAGTAACTTAGCATTTATATAACAACTCATGCAagatagaattgaaagaagtaaaagagGATTTCCTAGCAGCCTTCATATCCCCACAAAGATAAGTAATAGACGTCTCCATACGTATCCTTAAGTCTATACTAGACTGGTCTTATACACATATGAGACCTATAAACCGGGGGCTCTAATACTAATTTGTGATCACTTGGAATCGGGAGTGATGGCACGAGCAAAACCAACCAAGATGAGTCAGCCTAAAAGTCTAAATAATTCTAAATAAGCggaaatgaaaaaggaaatgtAAAGTCTAATATGATATAGATAAGGATAAGTGGATAATGAATTCTAAACCATCGAAGACATGGTTTCACGTGTATAATACACTATTTcactagaaaagaaaaagatacaaGTCTATATGTCTCAGTCCTTAAGTACAACAAAGCACAAAGTAAGTGGGTGGCGAGAGTCTACTGAAGAAGACAAGTTGCTACCTCTCATGCGTCTAGAAGCTTGGACCAATCAAAGAAGTAATAAGAGAAGGAGGCATCAGGCTTAGATCCTACATAAGTGTAGGAGCAAGGGGTAAGAACCAGCAACATGGTACttagcaaaatggaaactaaaccctaGTTAAGCAATGTAGAACACGTGTACGCCTAACATTCCAACCACAATCCTCTAAAACTACACACCTGTACTCAGACAACCCaatctatacagtttatatcacaattatacCAGAATACCAGACGTCcataaataaaaactaaaaatacgTTCTCACCTCTATACTCAGGGAGACACAGGAAATCTCAAATTACAATCAATCACAAGATTAAATAGATGCAAATGAAACGTCAAATATCTTGATGCATATCTATCATATAATAGACATCCACTAATCTACTCATACCCGAATCCATGGTGatttcacgac
This sequence is a window from Solanum dulcamara chromosome 10, daSolDulc1.2, whole genome shotgun sequence. Protein-coding genes within it:
- the LOC129869747 gene encoding uncharacterized protein LOC129869747 — translated: MEGDQVWLSVSPLNGVIKFEKKGKVNPKFIGLFEILDRVEEVAYKLAFPPSLSSIHSVFHVSMLQSYNLDESHVISHYSVELSPDLTYEEKHVSIFDRHVRKLGTKELALVKVQWWHHSVGEAIWELQSEMRTC